In Bacteroidota bacterium, the following proteins share a genomic window:
- a CDS encoding sigma-70 family RNA polymerase sigma factor, with protein MSSTYNIKDCSDSELIQKFKKTSNNEIIGELFQRYTHLVFGVCMKYLKDEDEAKDGVMQIFEKILTDLHRHNVDNFKGWLYMVAKNHCLMYFRSKKIHVELPRHLTGDFGDDNHSDENTFQPEHDGMPVELVSNLHLNGEDKEKQLTLMEEAIKELKEGQKICIELFYLQEKSYEEVAKMTGYTMKEVKSYIQNGKRNLKIIMTTKRPEVRS; from the coding sequence TTGAGTTCTACATATAATATAAAGGACTGTTCTGACAGCGAACTAATTCAAAAGTTCAAGAAAACTTCGAACAATGAAATTATTGGCGAATTGTTTCAGCGCTACACGCATTTGGTTTTTGGCGTGTGCATGAAATATTTAAAAGATGAAGATGAAGCGAAGGATGGCGTGATGCAAATCTTTGAAAAGATTCTGACGGATTTGCACAGACATAACGTAGATAATTTCAAGGGCTGGCTTTACATGGTGGCGAAGAATCATTGCCTCATGTATTTCCGCAGTAAAAAAATTCATGTTGAATTACCGCGCCATTTGACAGGAGATTTTGGCGATGATAATCATTCGGATGAAAACACATTTCAACCAGAACATGACGGCATGCCTGTGGAATTGGTATCGAATTTGCATCTTAATGGAGAAGACAAAGAAAAACAATTGACTTTGATGGAAGAAGCAATTAAAGAATTAAAAGAAGGACAAAAGATATGCATAGAACTCTTTTATTTGCAGGAGAAATCATACGAAGAGGTTGCGAAGATGACCGGATACACTATGAAAGAAGTGAAGAGTTATATTCAGAATGGAAAACGGAATTTGAAAATTATAATGACAACTAAACGACCAGAAGTCAGAAGTTAG
- a CDS encoding tetratricopeptide repeat protein yields MKKYKDIFANTDCVSEDMLTKYISGKLSPAEKHEVEKHLIDCEMCSDAVEGLSNVKNISGITSELNHKIQQRVEKKKEVKIIFLRQYRTQLAVAASIILIIGIVWFFKVNMSMKELDSTSAEKMFAEKFEPPPAEKDKDGKEKPDENNPVTAAEEQAPAKITLEEKKVESPAFSSAQGAKSGKDAAEEKHFGLAEKVPAQKFTQADIPAEEKEKNYRSKNAETPKGNVSDVSAKSEVTVRDEDAMQEIAVTKEVSKNQNELQKEKQKADETKKPDAVPSMTSAAGASATGNNLPASDKSGTLAQDNKKSSDDRNRADENKVKREQSGEGDVLAYGAGKKSEKKSEGKKLKKEKEAAPQKVSGGYYETQTVSAPAPVTQSQTKTQTVQTEANVKMDSVSVMDVSTVATNNISSTDSAMVKYDKQNYSGAVTDFESALKQNPNDEKALYYSAVSYLSLGQADKAITNLNKIVQNKNSKYYDDAQWYLSLAYIKNNDMKNARMNLIPLQNNSKSKYQKQADETLKEMKK; encoded by the coding sequence ATGAAGAAGTATAAAGACATATTTGCTAATACAGATTGCGTATCGGAAGATATGCTGACGAAGTATATTTCCGGTAAACTTTCTCCTGCTGAAAAGCATGAAGTGGAAAAACATTTGATTGATTGCGAAATGTGTTCGGATGCGGTGGAAGGGTTGAGTAATGTCAAAAATATTTCGGGAATTACTTCTGAACTCAATCACAAAATCCAACAGAGAGTTGAAAAGAAAAAAGAAGTCAAAATAATTTTCCTCCGACAATACCGCACGCAACTCGCAGTTGCGGCCTCGATTATTCTCATCATTGGAATTGTTTGGTTCTTCAAAGTGAATATGTCTATGAAGGAACTGGATTCAACTTCAGCAGAGAAAATGTTCGCGGAAAAATTTGAACCACCTCCTGCAGAAAAAGATAAGGATGGAAAAGAAAAACCCGATGAGAACAATCCGGTGACTGCAGCAGAAGAACAAGCACCCGCAAAAATTACATTGGAAGAAAAGAAAGTTGAATCGCCTGCATTTTCATCAGCGCAAGGAGCAAAATCCGGAAAGGATGCGGCAGAAGAAAAACATTTTGGCTTGGCAGAAAAAGTTCCGGCACAAAAATTTACCCAGGCCGATATTCCTGCTGAGGAAAAAGAAAAAAATTATCGCTCTAAAAATGCTGAGACACCGAAAGGAAATGTTTCTGATGTTTCTGCAAAATCGGAAGTTACTGTCCGTGATGAAGACGCAATGCAGGAAATTGCCGTGACAAAAGAAGTTTCAAAAAATCAAAATGAATTACAAAAAGAAAAACAAAAAGCTGATGAAACTAAAAAACCGGATGCTGTTCCTTCGATGACTTCGGCAGCAGGAGCAAGCGCGACTGGAAATAATCTGCCGGCTTCAGATAAATCGGGTACACTTGCGCAGGACAATAAAAAATCTTCCGATGACAGAAATCGTGCAGATGAAAACAAAGTTAAGCGGGAACAAAGCGGTGAAGGCGATGTGCTTGCTTATGGCGCAGGAAAAAAGAGCGAGAAAAAATCCGAAGGGAAAAAATTGAAAAAAGAAAAAGAAGCAGCGCCTCAAAAAGTTTCAGGCGGATATTACGAAACTCAAACTGTATCTGCTCCTGCTCCTGTTACGCAATCCCAAACAAAAACTCAAACTGTGCAGACGGAAGCAAATGTCAAAATGGATTCGGTTTCTGTTATGGATGTTTCAACTGTTGCAACAAATAATATTTCTTCGACAGACAGCGCAATGGTTAAATACGATAAACAGAATTATTCAGGAGCAGTTACAGATTTTGAAAGCGCATTGAAACAAAATCCGAATGATGAAAAGGCGCTTTACTATTCTGCGGTTTCGTATTTGAGTTTAGGGCAAGCCGACAAAGCAATTACAAACCTGAATAAAATTGTGCAAAATAAAAATTCAAAATACTACGATGATGCGCAGTGGTATTTATCGCTCGCTTACATAAAAAATAACGATATGAAAAATGCCCGCATGAACTTGATACCGCTTCAGAATAATTCCAAAAGCAAATACCAGAAGCAAGCGGATGAAACTTTAAAGGAAATGAAAAAGTAA
- a CDS encoding M28 family peptidase, producing MKKIICFTYYFLLLVSFFFSSCTNNTDHQPSTITHQPSTALPPAPKFNEDSAYSFVKAQVDFGPRIPGTNSHVKCAEYLSSKLKSFGWEVQIQNGNVSTYDKKKFNLKNIIASYKPEIQNRILLMSHWDTRPFADSDTINPDKPFDSADDGPSGVAVILEIARQLSIAKPEIGIDILFDDIEDYGKNFDEGENTWCLGTQYWTKNPHKPGYVAQYGILLDMVGAKNATFPREGVSREYASYVVKKIWNKAAHLGYSNYFVFEDAKSITDDHYYVIINANIPCVDIINMNSRTGEFGAHHHAHSDNMNVIDKNTLKTVGQTVLEVVWEEQKPQP from the coding sequence GTGAAAAAAATCATCTGCTTTACTTATTACTTTTTGCTTCTTGTTTCTTTCTTTTTTTCTTCTTGTACAAATAATACCGACCATCAACCATCAACCATTACCCATCAACCATCAACTGCTCTTCCTCCTGCTCCGAAATTCAATGAGGACTCTGCTTACTCATTTGTAAAAGCACAAGTTGATTTCGGTCCGAGAATTCCCGGAACAAATTCGCATGTGAAATGCGCGGAATATCTTTCTTCCAAATTAAAATCTTTTGGCTGGGAAGTTCAGATTCAGAATGGAAACGTTTCAACATACGATAAGAAAAAATTCAATCTGAAAAATATTATCGCATCCTACAAACCTGAAATTCAAAACCGGATTCTGCTGATGTCTCACTGGGACACACGCCCGTTTGCAGATTCCGATACAATTAATCCCGATAAACCTTTCGATAGCGCAGACGATGGTCCGAGCGGTGTGGCAGTGATTTTGGAAATCGCGCGCCAACTTTCGATTGCAAAACCCGAAATCGGAATTGATATTTTATTTGATGACATAGAGGACTATGGAAAAAATTTTGACGAAGGAGAAAACACCTGGTGCCTCGGCACGCAATACTGGACAAAAAATCCGCACAAGCCTGGTTACGTTGCGCAGTATGGAATTTTGCTCGACATGGTTGGCGCAAAGAATGCAACTTTTCCGCGCGAGGGAGTTTCGCGCGAGTATGCTTCGTATGTGGTAAAAAAAATATGGAACAAAGCCGCGCATCTCGGCTACTCAAATTATTTTGTCTTTGAAGATGCAAAATCAATTACCGATGACCATTATTATGTTATTATAAATGCAAATATTCCCTGCGTTGATATTATTAATATGAATTCCCGCACCGGAGAATTTGGCGCGCATCATCATGCTCACAGCGATAATATGAATGTAATTGACAAAAATACTTTGAAGACGGTAGGGCAAACTGTTCTCGAAGTTGTGTGGGAAGAACAAAAACCACAACCCTGA